In Indicator indicator isolate 239-I01 chromosome 29, UM_Iind_1.1, whole genome shotgun sequence, the following are encoded in one genomic region:
- the MCRIP1 gene encoding mapk-regulated corepressor-interacting protein 1, with amino-acid sequence MASSPVSRVVYNGKRSGGPRSPGAGSEIFTPAHEENVRFIYEAWQCVERDLRSQMGSERGLVEEYVEKMPNPSLKAFKPVDLGDLKRRNTQDAKKS; translated from the exons ATGGCCAG CTCCCCCGTGTCCCGCGTGGTCTACAACGGGAAGCGGAGCGGCGGCCCGCGCTCCCCCGGCGCCGGCAGCGAGATCTTCACGCCGGCCCACGAGGAGAATGTGCGCTTCATCTACGAGG CCTGGCAGTGCGTGGAGCGCGACTTGCGCAGCCAGATGGGCTCTGAGCGCGGCCTGGTGGAGGAGTATGTGGAGAAGATGCCGAACCCTAGCCTCAAag CGTTTAAACCTGTTGACCTGGGtgatctgaagaggaggaacaCACAGGATGCAAAGAAGTCCTAA
- the PPP1R27 gene encoding protein phosphatase 1 regulatory subunit 27 gives MRDCCPASVSQYSRYVPRLRASRTVHFPNDIVFQDHIKQGDLEQVGKFIRARKVTLDTIYPSGMAALHEAVLTGNLDCVKLLVRYGADIHQKDEEGWTPLHMACSDGYADIARYLISLGASLEATTDDGETPSDLIDPEYKDLVELFEATTMG, from the exons ATGAGGGACTGTTGCCCAGCCTCAGTGTCCCAGTACAGTCGCTATGTCCCCAGACTGAGAGCCTCACGCACTGTGCACTTCCCCAATGACATCGTCTTTCAGGACCACATCAAGCaaggagacctggagcaggtgGGCAAATTCATACGTGCCAGGAAGGTGACGCTGGACACCATATACCCTTCTG GAATGGCAGCCCTCCACGAAGCTGTGCTGACTGGAAACTTGGACTGCGTCAAGCTGCTGGTTAGATACGGTGCTGACATCCACCAGAAAGATGAGGAAGGATGGACACCGCTGCACATGGCCTGCAGCGATGGCTATGCTGACATAGCCAG GTACCTCATCTCTCTGGGGGCCAGCCTGGAGGCCACCACCGACGACGGGGAGACACCATCAGACCTCATTGATCCCGAATACAAGGACCTGGTGGAGCTCTTCGAGGCCACCACGATGGGTTGA
- the P4HB gene encoding protein disulfide-isomerase, producing MAGLRSIAALLCLLLPPSVFAALEEEDGVLVLRAASFEQALADHRYLLVEFYAPWCGHCKALAPEYAKAAAKLKAEGSEIRLAKVDATEESELAQQFGVRGYPTIKFFKNGDKAAPKEYTAGREADDIVNWLKKRTGPAATTLADAAAAETLVDSSEVVVIGFFKDLTSEAAKEFLLAAEAVDDIPFGISSNADVFTKYQLSKDGVVLFKKFDEGRNNFEGDLKKDDLLNFIKANALPLVIEFTEQTAPKIFGGEIKTHILLFLPKSVSGYQEKLDNFKSAAGNFKGKILFIFIDSDHTDNQRILEFFGLKKEECPAVRLITLEEEMTKYKPESDDLTADKIKEFCNKFLEGKIKPHLMSQDLPEDWDRQPVKVLVGRNFEEVAFDENKNVFVEFYAPWCGHCKQLAPIWDKLGETYRDHENIVIAKMDSTANEVEAVKIHSFPTLKFFPAGSGRNVIDYNGERTLEGFKKFLESGGQDGAAADDDLEDVETDEETDLEEGDDDDQKLQKDEL from the exons ATGGCGGGACTCCGCTCTATCGCCGcgctgctctgcctcctcctgccaccTTCTGTCTTTGCTGCCCTGGAAGAGGAGGATGGTGTCCTGGTGCTGCGGGCCGCCTCTTTTGAGCAGGCGCTGGCGGATCACCGATACCTCCTTGTCGAGTTCT ATGCCCCGTGGTGTGGGCACTGCAAAGCGCTGGCGCCAGAGTACGCGAAGGCGGCGGCGAAGCTGAAGGCAGAGGGCTCAGAGATCCGGCTGGCCAAGGTGGACGCCACAGAGGAATCGGAGCTGGCGCAGCAGTTCGGTGTCCGCGGCTATCCCACCATCAAGTTCTTCAAGAACGGTGATAAAGCCGCTCCTAAGGAGTATACAG CTGGCAGAGAAGCTGATGATATTGTCAACTGGCTGAAGAAACGCACTGGCCCAGCTGCAACTACTCTggcagatgctgcagcagcagagacgTTAGTGGATTCCAGTGAAGTGGTTGTGATTGGTTTCTTTAAG GATCTGACAtcagaggctgcaaaggagTTCCTGttggcagcagaagctgtggaTGACATTCCCTTTGGGATTTCCTCTAATGCTGATGTCTTCACGAAGTACCAGCTTAGCAAGGATGGTGTGGTCCTCTTTAAGAAG TTTGATGAGGGTCGTAATAACTTTGAAGGGGATCTCAAAAAAGATGATTTACTGAACTTCATCAAGGCTAATGCTTTGCCCCTGGTCATAGAGTTCACTGAGCAG ACTGCTCCTAAAATCTTTGGAGGAGAGATCAAGACTCACATTCTGCTGTTCCTACCAAAAAGTGTGTCTGGCTATCAGGAGAAACTGGACAACTTCAAGAGTGCAGCTGGAAACTTCAAAGGGAAG atCCTGTTCATCTTCATAGACAGTGACCATACTGACAACCAGAGGATTCTGGAGTTCTTTGGCCTCAAGAAAGAGGAATGTCCAGCTGTACGTCTGATCACACTGGAGGAAGAAATGACCAAATACAAACCTGAATCAGATGACCTCACAGCAGACAAGATCAAAGAGTTCTGTAACAAGTTCCTGGAGGGCAAGATCAAG ccccacctgaTGAGTCAAGATCTCCCTGAAGACTGGGACAGGCAGCCTGTCAAAGTTCTAGTTGGGAGGAACTTCGAAGAAGTTGCTTTTGATGAGAATAAGAACGTCTTTGTAGAGTTCT ATGCCCCCTGGTGTGGTCACTGTAAGCAGCTGGCTCCTATCTGGGACAAGCTGGGAGAGACCTACAGGGACCATGAGAACATTGTCATTGCCAAGATGGATTCGACAGCCAACGAAGTGGAGGCAGTGAAAATCCACAGCTTCCCCACGCTCAAGTTCTTCCCTGCAGGCTCTGGCAGAAAT GTAATTGACTATAATGGGGAAAGGACACTAGAAGGCTTCAAAAAGTTCTTGGAGAGTGGTGGTCAGGATGGGGCAGCAGCTGATGAT GATCTGGAGGATGTGGAGACAGATGAAGAAACAGACCTTGAGgaaggtgatgatgatgatcagaAACTCCAAAAGGATGAATTGTAA